One genomic region from Diabrotica undecimpunctata isolate CICGRU chromosome 9, icDiaUnde3, whole genome shotgun sequence encodes:
- the LOC140451455 gene encoding C-type lectin mosGCTL-7-like, whose protein sequence is MKTQILVVLFVLFNVQMDNAQLDYRGRSLSRASASASHPSLPSPPQQYTLYYFGHKHKLTWLQAMQHCKLLNMDLVAIESKAENDFLNDFLNKYLNNRLDYWFWTSGTTLSHNKWAWLSTGRPIVYSNWEETQPDNANGIEHVIQLKYGPKYGRKLLWNDINQDNLLHVLCEVRVSKSEADLVHQVCNSSESLSVLRPLYTYY, encoded by the exons ATGAAAACGCAAATTCTAGTAGTATTGTTTGTATTATTCAATGTTCAGATGGATAATGCCCAGCTAGATTATAGGG gtAGAAGTCTATCACGAGCTTCAGCTTCAGCTTCACATCCATCCCTACCTTCGCCTCCACAACAATACACTTTATATTACTTTGGACATAAACATAAG ctaACTTGGCTGCAAGCAATGCAACATTGCAAATTACTTAATATGGATTTAGTTGCTATTGAATCGAAGGCAGAAAACGATTTCCTCAACGATTTTCTGAACAAATATT tGAATAATAGACTTGACTACTGGTTTTGGACATCAGGAACTACATTGTCTCACAACAAATGGGCCTGGTTGTCAACGGGACGTCCCATTGTTTATTCTAACTGGgaagaaactcaacctgataatGCTAATGGCATCGAACATGTTATCCAACTTAAATACGGACCGAAATATGGAAGAAAGCTTTTATGGAACGACATCAATCAAGATAACCTCCTCCATGTCCTTTGTGAGGTTAGAGTTTCAAAATCGGAAGCAGATCTAGTTCATCAAGTTTGCAATTCTTCAGAATCTTTAAGTGTATTAAGACCATTATACACATATTATTAA